In one window of Halanaerobiaceae bacterium ANBcell28 DNA:
- the murI gene encoding glutamate racemase, translated as MRIGFFDSGIGGLTVLKDTLNYLPRAKYLYYADTLNVPYGTKTRSQVRNYIFRAADFIFQKNIDALLIACNTATSIAIKDLREKYDIPIIGMEPAVKPALERCGNKRVLVTATPLTLEEDKYENLVSRLNADDKVDSLALPELVEFAESFEFDERTIKNYFFDKLSSFNLDLYGTIVLGCTHFIYYKKILSKILPSHIDIIDGNLGTVKHLLRVLKLTRNKYTKESHNNERFDISYYVSGKARKLDSISKYIKYLADAEQER; from the coding sequence ATGCGTATCGGATTTTTTGATTCTGGAATTGGGGGATTGACAGTTTTAAAAGATACTTTGAATTACTTGCCTCGAGCTAAGTATTTGTATTATGCTGATACTTTGAATGTACCATATGGTACAAAAACAAGAAGTCAAGTAAGAAACTATATTTTTAGAGCTGCTGATTTTATATTCCAGAAAAATATAGATGCTTTATTAATTGCCTGTAATACGGCAACTAGTATAGCTATTAAGGATTTAAGAGAGAAATATGATATACCGATTATTGGTATGGAGCCTGCAGTCAAACCTGCTTTGGAAAGATGTGGTAATAAGCGAGTTTTAGTTACTGCAACTCCTTTAACTTTAGAAGAAGATAAATATGAAAACCTTGTTTCTCGCCTTAATGCAGATGACAAGGTAGATTCTCTGGCTCTTCCAGAATTAGTTGAATTTGCTGAGAGCTTTGAATTCGATGAAAGAACTATAAAAAATTATTTCTTTGATAAGTTATCAAGTTTTAATTTAGACTTATATGGAACAATTGTCCTAGGATGTACACATTTTATATATTATAAAAAAATTCTTTCAAAAATTTTACCTTCTCATATAGATATTATCGATGGTAACCTAGGTACTGTTAAGCATTTGTTAAGGGTTTTGAAGCTAACAAGGAATAAATATACAAAAGAGAGTCATAATAATGAAAGATTCGATATAAGTTATTATGTTTCAGGTAAAGCTAGAAAACTTGATTCAATTTCCAAATATATTAAATATTTGGCTGATGCTGAGCAAGAAAGATGA
- a CDS encoding citrate/2-methylcitrate synthase has translation MNYKIQELLKELKDPKVKEQYTQLIFTLLEKGYFPGLAGVPVVKSGVSFVDGKKGTLRYRGYPVQEIAEHCSYEDLTYLLLKGDLPLHEERLALKEQLLESRQLNYDVSKVIVEMDKDLHPMYMLSSAVMLLQGTDEKCFEVDNYHANFNRSVNLISKIPSIIGVFKNKYPYFAKEEDFDSFAQYCLYAYNEDAAENEELVNIFEKILILHADHTMNNSTFSVRSVASSKASIYASIASAINSLSGPLHGGANEKVIAMLEEISSPDNVEEYVNEKLEAKEKIMGIGHRVYKTYDPRALFLKNRIIPMIFGKERIIDIDSETEILYETAKKVEEVVLDKLSGKKLYPNVDFWSGLVLKAMGIDPSYFTTIFTLGRIMGWTAHWVEHLEVKNRIFRPYQLYDGMAERHIIIDAEEEIASSKVQ, from the coding sequence ATGAATTATAAAATTCAAGAGTTGTTAAAAGAGTTAAAAGATCCAAAGGTAAAAGAACAATACACACAATTAATATTTACATTACTAGAAAAAGGTTATTTTCCAGGATTAGCAGGTGTTCCAGTTGTTAAGTCTGGAGTTAGTTTTGTTGATGGGAAGAAAGGTACACTTAGATATAGGGGTTATCCAGTACAGGAAATTGCTGAACATTGTTCTTATGAAGATTTAACTTACTTATTATTAAAAGGTGATTTACCATTACATGAAGAAAGATTGGCTTTAAAAGAGCAATTGCTAGAAAGTAGACAACTTAACTATGATGTTAGTAAAGTTATTGTAGAAATGGATAAGGATTTACACCCTATGTATATGCTTAGTTCAGCTGTTATGCTTTTGCAAGGTACAGATGAAAAATGCTTTGAGGTTGATAACTATCATGCTAACTTTAATCGTAGCGTAAATTTAATTTCTAAGATACCAAGTATAATAGGTGTTTTTAAAAATAAGTATCCTTATTTTGCGAAAGAAGAAGACTTTGATTCTTTTGCCCAATATTGTTTATATGCATATAATGAAGATGCTGCTGAAAATGAAGAACTTGTTAATATTTTTGAAAAGATATTAATTTTACATGCAGATCATACAATGAATAATAGTACATTTTCAGTTAGGTCTGTTGCTTCATCAAAGGCAAGTATTTATGCATCAATTGCATCAGCTATTAATTCTCTTTCAGGCCCGTTACATGGTGGTGCTAATGAAAAGGTAATTGCAATGTTAGAAGAAATATCTTCTCCAGATAATGTTGAAGAATATGTAAATGAAAAGTTAGAAGCAAAGGAAAAGATTATGGGAATAGGACATAGGGTTTATAAAACATATGATCCGAGAGCTTTATTCTTAAAAAATAGAATTATACCTATGATTTTTGGAAAAGAAAGAATTATAGATATAGATTCAGAAACCGAAATATTATATGAAACAGCTAAAAAGGTAGAAGAAGTTGTTTTAGATAAATTATCTGGTAAAAAACTTTACCCTAACGTAGATTTTTGGTCTGGTTTGGTACTTAAAGCAATGGGAATTGATCCTTCATACTTTACTACTATATTTACATTAGGTAGGATTATGGGATGGACAGCTCATTGGGTAGAACATCTGGAAGTAAAGAATCGTATTTTCAGACCTTATCAATTGTATGATGGAATGGCTGAACGCCATATTATAATAGATGCAGAAGAAGAAATTGCAAGTTCAAAAGTTCAATAA
- a CDS encoding leucine-rich repeat domain-containing protein, protein MKLKLISIYILLLIIVISMVACDKGSIFEQERFDALIKIEGVEKLDHVSSFKIHHSDNITKTFVEEEYNDGVLIWDQPFRGETQLNLAIDDAFDDGIYIIKSGVDKSNSFTVSPQERNANIIVEFKTDFEINTSVVGKGKIIIEPEQEYYTYGDEVRITVELMDDYKFAKWSGDLNGTNDSVTVTVDKDLYIQAYFDVPSNINDENLETAIREILELNDDDHIFQIYFNEITELDLSGKDIEDISNLADLGLNNLEVLNLSNNNISSLEGINLNSLKSLDLSDNGIETLDGINDKMFDSLEILSLSNNKITNLTPLANANLRNLKKLYLANNGNEDDKIDLSDLKDAQLNSLEILDLSDNAIPQNNIDDLVNAGIKNLKTLNFSGNSVANYSSLKQGFNNLRELDISNNGITNPRLNDEIVSNLEILDLSENQIDDQNLTNLPLASFSNLKVLNLSSNGSDRLEIHYLFENADFENLESLDLSNNNIENILVFEEVDLKNLISLDLSDNKISDLSVLKDANFIQIEYLNLSNNKITSLASIDDAYNNNRLSNLIELDLRGNNITEEDWVIGMLIRRGIVVIYDGDASEND, encoded by the coding sequence ATGAAATTAAAATTAATTTCAATTTATATACTATTACTTATAATAGTAATCTCTATGGTAGCGTGTGATAAAGGTAGTATATTTGAACAAGAGAGATTTGATGCTTTGATAAAAATTGAAGGAGTAGAAAAATTAGACCATGTTTCTAGTTTTAAAATTCATCATTCTGATAATATAACAAAAACATTTGTAGAAGAAGAATATAATGATGGTGTACTTATTTGGGATCAGCCTTTTAGGGGGGAAACACAATTAAACCTGGCAATTGATGATGCCTTTGATGATGGTATTTATATAATTAAAAGTGGCGTTGATAAAAGTAATTCCTTTACTGTGAGTCCTCAAGAACGCAATGCAAATATAATCGTTGAATTTAAAACAGATTTTGAAATAAATACAAGTGTAGTAGGAAAGGGAAAAATTATAATTGAACCAGAACAAGAATACTATACTTATGGAGATGAAGTAAGAATAACAGTTGAATTAATGGATGATTACAAATTTGCTAAATGGTCTGGCGACTTGAATGGAACAAATGATTCTGTAACAGTTACTGTGGATAAAGATTTATATATACAAGCATATTTTGATGTACCAAGTAATATTAATGATGAAAATTTAGAGACTGCTATAAGAGAAATACTTGAATTAAATGATGACGATCATATATTTCAAATTTATTTTAATGAAATAACTGAACTTGATTTATCAGGTAAAGATATAGAAGATATAAGTAATTTAGCAGATCTTGGTCTTAACAATCTTGAAGTACTTAATTTAAGCAATAATAATATATCTTCTTTAGAGGGAATTAATTTAAATAGTTTAAAAAGTCTTGATTTATCAGATAATGGAATTGAGACTTTAGATGGTATTAATGATAAAATGTTCGATAGTTTAGAAATTCTTTCCCTATCTAATAATAAGATAACGAACCTTACACCTTTAGCTAATGCCAATCTTAGAAATTTAAAAAAATTATACTTAGCTAATAATGGTAATGAGGATGATAAAATAGATTTAAGTGATTTAAAAGATGCACAACTTAATAGCTTAGAAATTCTTGATTTATCAGATAATGCTATACCACAAAATAATATTGATGACTTAGTAAATGCAGGTATTAAAAACTTAAAAACACTAAATTTTTCAGGAAATAGTGTTGCTAATTATAGTTCTTTAAAACAAGGGTTTAACAATTTAAGAGAATTAGATATATCGAATAATGGAATAACAAATCCGAGATTAAACGATGAAATTGTGAGTAATTTAGAAATACTGGACCTGTCAGAAAATCAAATCGATGACCAAAATTTAACTAATTTACCGCTGGCTAGTTTTTCTAACTTGAAAGTACTTAATCTGTCAAGTAATGGTTCGGATAGGCTAGAAATTCATTATTTATTTGAAAATGCTGATTTTGAAAACTTAGAATCTCTTGATTTATCAAATAATAATATAGAAAATATATTAGTTTTTGAAGAAGTAGATTTAAAAAATTTAATAAGTCTTGATTTATCAGACAATAAAATATCAGATTTGAGTGTTTTAAAAGACGCAAATTTTATACAAATAGAATATCTTAATTTAAGTAATAATAAAATAACAAGTTTAGCGTCTATAGATGATGCTTATAATAATAATAGATTAAGTAATTTGATAGAGCTTGATTTGAGAGGAAATAATATTACTGAAGAAGATTGGGTTATAGGAATGCTGATAAGGCGAGGTATAGTTGTTATATATGATGGTGATGCTAGTGAAAATGACTAA
- a CDS encoding leucine-rich repeat domain-containing protein, with protein MSKKYSILLFLLLVILTTVILITACENDSIFDREDFEAYITIEGIQDRKHAERFIIVYDDGKLYFNENHYKNGTLSRNFSLDGQNQLTIDIINKDIEGIKGIYNPKNTTAIVNIENRYVTFTVDYQTEFSIDFANIENKGEIRLQPNKNSYDYGEKVRVELTSNDNYGFLNWSGDLSGNENPKDISIRSDIEIGAIFESPIKFKDVNLEQALREIIDIEEGYIFPSDFKDVQELDLTRNDISDLTGLSELDLSVLENLDLYLNAIEDLDGLADGDLSNLKKLSLAYNNIEDLKGLVNVDLSSLKNLDLHSNAIEDLDGLADADLRSLEYLNLGNNQITDLDGLQNLNSENLRRLTIRGNEIEENRWIIDMLKSNGVEVLE; from the coding sequence ATGTCAAAAAAATATTCAATATTGTTATTTCTCTTATTAGTAATACTTACGACAGTGATTCTTATAACAGCTTGTGAAAATGATAGTATATTTGACAGAGAAGACTTTGAAGCTTATATAACAATAGAAGGGATTCAAGATAGAAAACATGCAGAAAGATTTATTATTGTATATGATGATGGAAAATTGTATTTTAATGAAAATCATTATAAAAACGGTACACTTAGCAGGAATTTCTCGTTAGATGGACAGAATCAATTAACTATAGATATTATTAATAAAGATATAGAAGGAATTAAAGGTATATACAATCCAAAAAATACTACAGCTATTGTGAATATTGAGAATAGATATGTAACCTTTACAGTTGATTATCAAACTGAGTTTTCCATCGACTTTGCAAATATAGAAAATAAAGGAGAAATACGTCTTCAACCTAATAAAAACTCATATGATTATGGTGAGAAAGTAAGAGTTGAACTTACTTCAAATGATAACTATGGATTCTTAAATTGGTCTGGAGACTTATCTGGAAATGAAAATCCAAAAGATATATCAATTAGAAGTGATATAGAAATAGGAGCTATCTTTGAAAGTCCAATTAAATTTAAGGATGTAAATTTAGAACAGGCTTTACGGGAAATAATTGACATAGAAGAAGGGTATATTTTCCCTTCAGATTTTAAAGATGTACAAGAACTTGATTTAACTAGAAATGATATATCGGATCTAACGGGTCTATCGGAATTAGATCTAAGCGTTTTAGAGAATCTAGATTTATATTTGAATGCCATAGAAGATCTAGATGGTTTAGCTGATGGGGATCTAAGTAATTTAAAAAAGCTATCGTTAGCTTATAATAACATAGAAGATTTAAAAGGTTTAGTAAATGTAGATCTAAGTAGTTTAAAAAATCTAGATTTACATAGTAATGCCATAGAAGATCTAGATGGTTTAGCGGATGCAGATCTAAGAAGTTTAGAATATCTAAATTTAGGAAATAATCAAATAACAGATTTAGATGGCTTGCAAAACTTGAATTCTGAAAATTTAAGAAGACTAACTATAAGAGGGAATGAAATAGAAGAAAACAGATGGATAATTGATATGCTTAAGAGTAATGGTGTAGAAGTTCTAGAATAA
- a CDS encoding P-II family nitrogen regulator, whose amino-acid sequence MKKIEAIIRPSKLDILIDRLESIGITGLNICEVKGYGTQKGHSETYRGVTYHIRLRNKLKLELVVSDEKEDEVIGVITESAYTGDVGDGKIFISNVEDTIRIRTGERGNKAL is encoded by the coding sequence ATGAAAAAAATAGAAGCAATTATTAGACCTTCAAAGTTAGATATCTTAATTGACCGTCTTGAAAGCATTGGTATTACTGGCTTAAATATTTGCGAAGTAAAGGGTTACGGTACTCAAAAAGGCCATTCTGAAACATACCGTGGTGTAACTTATCATATTAGATTGAGAAATAAATTGAAACTAGAATTAGTAGTAAGCGATGAAAAAGAAGATGAAGTAATAGGTGTTATTACTGAATCTGCTTATACAGGTGATGTTGGCGATGGTAAAATCTTTATTTCTAATGTGGAAGATACTATCAGAATCAGAACTGGCGAAAGAGGTAATAAGGCTTTATAA
- a CDS encoding ammonium transporter, whose translation MKKKVFLVLFLLGVLSNIVFASEPTALSNQIAIDTIWVLLAAFLVFFMQAGFAMVEAGFTRSKNAGNIIMKNLMDFSAGSLVYWAIGFAIMFGAGNAFIGSSGFFVTGSFAHLGLDIPIMAFWIFQAVFAATAATIVSGAMAERTNFSGYLMYSVVITGFIYPVVGHWIWGGGWLEGLGMIDFAGSTVVHSVGGWAALAGAIVLGPRIGKYNKDGSANALPGHNLLMAALGVFILWFGWFGFNPGSTLSGTDSSIAAIAATTNLAAAAGATLSMIVSWIKYGKPDVSMTLNGALAGLVGITAGAADVSNLGAVIIGTIAGILVIYAVEFFDKIHVDDPVGAIAVHGVCGAFGTLAVGFLALDGGLFYGGGLSLIGIQLTGVVSVFLWTFPLALILFKVIDRIVGLRVSKEHELEGLDASEHGIISYPDFIPTSSSKGGVS comes from the coding sequence ATGAAAAAGAAAGTTTTCTTAGTTTTGTTTTTGTTGGGGGTATTAAGTAATATTGTTTTTGCAAGCGAACCCACAGCTTTAAGTAATCAAATTGCAATTGATACTATCTGGGTTTTGCTGGCTGCATTTTTAGTATTTTTTATGCAAGCCGGTTTTGCAATGGTAGAGGCTGGTTTCACCAGATCCAAAAATGCAGGTAACATCATCATGAAAAACTTGATGGATTTCTCTGCTGGATCACTAGTATATTGGGCAATAGGTTTCGCTATAATGTTTGGGGCAGGAAATGCTTTTATAGGTAGTAGTGGATTTTTTGTAACAGGAAGTTTTGCGCATTTGGGTTTAGATATTCCAATTATGGCTTTCTGGATTTTTCAAGCTGTCTTTGCCGCAACTGCAGCAACTATTGTATCTGGAGCCATGGCCGAAAGAACTAATTTCTCAGGGTATTTAATGTATAGTGTTGTAATTACAGGTTTTATCTATCCTGTTGTTGGCCACTGGATTTGGGGTGGCGGTTGGTTAGAAGGACTGGGCATGATTGACTTCGCAGGTTCAACAGTTGTTCATTCAGTTGGTGGTTGGGCAGCCTTAGCAGGCGCTATCGTATTAGGTCCTAGGATTGGTAAATATAATAAAGATGGTTCAGCTAATGCATTACCAGGTCATAACCTTTTAATGGCTGCACTCGGCGTCTTTATTCTCTGGTTTGGTTGGTTTGGCTTTAATCCTGGCAGTACATTATCAGGTACTGATTCAAGTATAGCCGCTATTGCAGCAACTACAAACCTAGCTGCAGCTGCAGGAGCTACCCTTTCTATGATAGTTAGTTGGATTAAATACGGCAAACCTGATGTCAGTATGACTCTTAATGGTGCTTTAGCTGGTCTAGTTGGTATTACGGCAGGTGCTGCTGATGTATCAAATCTTGGAGCAGTAATTATAGGAACAATAGCAGGTATCCTGGTAATCTATGCTGTAGAATTTTTTGACAAAATACATGTAGATGATCCAGTTGGAGCAATAGCTGTCCATGGTGTTTGTGGAGCATTTGGAACTTTAGCAGTTGGATTCCTTGCACTAGATGGTGGTCTTTTTTATGGAGGCGGACTATCACTAATAGGTATTCAATTAACAGGAGTCGTCTCCGTGTTCTTGTGGACTTTCCCATTAGCACTTATCTTATTTAAAGTAATTGACAGAATTGTAGGATTAAGGGTTTCTAAAGAACATGAATTAGAAGGACTTGACGCCTCAGAGCATGGTATTATTTCTTATCCTGACTTTATTCCTACTTCATCAAGCAAAGGAGGAGTATCATAA
- a CDS encoding GNAT family N-acetyltransferase — MFSIKEVRDNKKKKSITEKIIFALPEWFDEAGRKEYPNNLDDKIFFSVYDKEKAVGLIALKRINDYTIEIYVLGVLKEYHGNSVGKTLLNKAVEFAIEKSYKLLMVKTLGESANYEYYDRTRNFYYRVGFYPLEEFKEIWDENNPCLIMVKPLDEN, encoded by the coding sequence ATGTTTTCAATAAAAGAAGTGAGAGATAATAAAAAGAAAAAATCTATAACAGAAAAAATAATTTTTGCGCTACCAGAATGGTTTGATGAGGCTGGAAGAAAGGAATATCCCAATAATCTAGATGATAAAATTTTCTTTTCAGTATATGACAAAGAGAAGGCAGTAGGTTTAATTGCCTTAAAAAGAATTAATGATTATACTATAGAGATTTATGTATTGGGTGTCTTAAAAGAATATCATGGAAATAGTGTGGGAAAAACTTTGCTAAATAAAGCAGTTGAATTTGCCATTGAAAAAAGTTACAAACTTTTAATGGTAAAAACACTGGGAGAGTCTGCTAACTATGAATATTATGATCGTACTCGTAATTTTTATTATCGTGTTGGATTTTATCCTTTGGAAGAGTTCAAAGAAATATGGGATGAAAATAATCCATGCTTGATAATGGTTAAACCATTAGATGAAAATTAA
- the glnA gene encoding type I glutamate--ammonia ligase — protein MTKYSKEDVLKMAKEENVKFIRMQFTDILGTVKNVAITIEQLEDALNNNIMFDGSSIDGFTRIQESDMYLKADPDTFTIFPWRPAEGGKVARLICDVYTPEGEQFSGDPRNVLKTVLAEAKEMGYEMFVGPEPEFFLFEKDEYGNPTTIPHDDGGYFDLGPLDKGENTRREIVLALEEMGFEVEASHHEVAPGQHEIDFKYKDALSTADNIATFKFVTKSLAQLNGIFATFMPKPIFGENGSGMHVHQSLYKDGENVFYEESDKLGLSQTAYYYIGGLLKHAKAIAAITNPSINSYKRLVPGYEAPVYLAWSSSNRSALIRIPAARGNGTRVELRNPDPSANPYLAIAVMLKAGLDGIKNKIQPPAEVLENIYDMTAERKEELSIDSLPANILEAIDELQKDDIIKTALGSHIYEHFITAKSIEWDAYRTQVHQWELDNYLTKF, from the coding sequence ATGACAAAGTATTCAAAAGAAGATGTTTTAAAAATGGCCAAAGAGGAAAATGTTAAATTTATCAGAATGCAATTCACAGATATTCTCGGAACTGTAAAAAATGTGGCAATTACAATCGAACAATTAGAAGATGCTTTAAATAACAATATTATGTTTGATGGGTCTTCAATTGATGGTTTTACCCGTATTCAAGAATCTGATATGTATTTAAAAGCCGATCCTGATACATTTACAATATTTCCCTGGAGACCTGCCGAAGGAGGTAAAGTAGCTCGCTTAATTTGTGACGTTTATACTCCAGAGGGCGAACAGTTTAGTGGAGATCCGAGAAATGTTCTAAAAACTGTATTAGCTGAAGCAAAAGAAATGGGTTATGAAATGTTTGTAGGACCAGAACCAGAGTTTTTCTTATTTGAAAAAGATGAATATGGTAATCCAACTACAATCCCTCATGATGATGGCGGTTATTTTGATTTAGGTCCTCTTGATAAAGGAGAAAACACCAGGCGTGAAATAGTTTTAGCTTTGGAAGAAATGGGTTTTGAAGTTGAAGCTTCTCATCATGAAGTTGCACCAGGTCAGCATGAAATAGATTTCAAATACAAAGATGCTTTATCAACTGCTGACAATATTGCTACATTCAAGTTCGTAACAAAATCTTTAGCTCAATTAAATGGTATTTTTGCAACCTTTATGCCAAAACCAATTTTTGGCGAAAATGGTTCAGGGATGCATGTTCATCAATCCTTATATAAAGATGGGGAAAATGTTTTTTATGAGGAAAGCGACAAATTAGGTTTAAGTCAAACAGCATATTATTACATTGGAGGCCTGCTCAAACATGCTAAAGCGATAGCTGCTATAACTAATCCAAGTATTAACTCATACAAAAGGTTAGTTCCTGGTTACGAAGCTCCTGTATACCTGGCTTGGTCCAGTTCAAACCGTAGTGCTCTTATTAGAATCCCTGCTGCCCGTGGGAATGGTACTCGTGTAGAATTAAGAAATCCTGACCCAAGCGCTAACCCATATCTAGCTATTGCTGTAATGTTGAAAGCCGGACTAGATGGAATCAAAAACAAAATTCAACCACCAGCAGAAGTACTGGAAAACATCTACGACATGACAGCAGAACGAAAAGAAGAATTATCAATCGATAGTTTACCAGCTAATATTTTGGAGGCTATTGACGAATTACAAAAAGATGATATTATTAAAACTGCTCTGGGCAGCCATATCTACGAACATTTTATTACAGCAAAATCTATAGAATGGGATGCTTATAGAACTCAGGTTCACCAATGGGAACTTGATAACTATCTGACAAAATTTTAG
- the dapF gene encoding diaminopimelate epimerase, producing the protein MTLNFTKMHGAGNDFIIINNLSKNQKGFNCNDLSYLAKKLCNRNYGIGGDGIILVLPADYKKNDYQMRIFNSDGSEAEMCGNGIRCFAHYIMEKNLSEKNKFTIETKAGIIKTEMISYQENKSQVKVNMGIPEFKAKNIPVLIEEEDFISNYSLKIDEEIYKLNFVSMGNPHTIIFFDDLDEISIKELGPRIETHKIFPQKTNVEFIEIKDRNEINMKVWERGAGETLACGTGACASVVAGIKNTLLNEEVLVHLAGGDLFIEWSGKEVWMTGPAETVFEGKVKV; encoded by the coding sequence ATGACTTTAAATTTTACAAAAATGCATGGTGCTGGTAATGATTTTATAATAATAAACAATTTATCTAAAAATCAGAAAGGTTTTAATTGTAATGACTTAAGTTATTTAGCAAAAAAATTGTGTAATAGAAATTATGGAATTGGTGGAGATGGAATCATTTTAGTATTACCTGCAGATTATAAGAAGAATGACTATCAAATGAGAATTTTTAATTCCGATGGTAGTGAAGCAGAAATGTGTGGTAATGGAATTCGATGTTTTGCTCACTATATCATGGAAAAGAATCTTAGCGAGAAGAATAAATTTACTATTGAAACAAAGGCTGGAATAATTAAAACAGAAATGATTTCATATCAAGAAAATAAAAGTCAGGTTAAAGTTAATATGGGAATTCCAGAATTTAAAGCGAAAAATATACCTGTATTAATAGAGGAAGAAGATTTTATTTCAAATTATAGTTTGAAAATTGATGAAGAAATTTATAAATTAAATTTTGTATCTATGGGTAATCCTCATACAATTATTTTTTTTGATGATTTAGATGAAATATCTATTAAAGAACTTGGCCCAAGGATTGAAACTCATAAGATTTTCCCTCAAAAAACTAATGTTGAATTTATAGAAATAAAAGATAGAAATGAAATCAATATGAAAGTCTGGGAGAGAGGGGCAGGAGAAACATTAGCCTGTGGTACAGGAGCATGTGCATCTGTTGTTGCCGGGATAAAAAATACTTTGCTTAACGAAGAAGTTCTTGTTCATCTAGCAGGTGGAGATTTGTTTATAGAATGGTCCGGGAAAGAGGTATGGATGACAGGTCCTGCAGAGACAGTTTTTGAGGGAAAAGTAAAAGTTTAA